The following nucleotide sequence is from Fusarium graminearum PH-1 chromosome 1, whole genome shotgun sequence.
NNNNNNNNNNNNNNNNNNNNNNNNNNNNNNNNNNNNNNNNNNNNNNNNNNNNNNNNNNNNNNNNNNNNNNNNNNNNNNNNNNNNNNNNNNNNNNNNNNNNNNNNNNNNNNNNNNNNNNNNNNNNNNNNNNNNNNNNNNNNNNNNNNNNNNNNNNNNNNNNNNNNNNNNNNNNNNNNNNNNNNNNNNNNNNNNNNNNNNNNNNNNNNNNNNNNNNNNNNNNNNNNNNNNNNNNNNNNNNNNNNNNNNNNNNNNNNNNNNNNNNNNNNNNNNNNNNNNNNNNNNNNNNNNNNNNNNNNNNNNNNNNNNNNNNNNNNNNNNNNNNNNNNNNNNNNNNNNNNNNNNNNNNNNNNNNNNNNNNNNNNNNNNNNNNNNNNNNNNNNNNNNNNNNNNNNNNNNNTCTTCCATCCCAACTATCTCTTCTCCCTTTACTCGCCTCacttgtctcgtcttgttcgagtcaacctccttctctctctaAACCATATATCCACTTACACATTCAgtcaagatggtcaaggctggtacGTACAAACACCATCTCACTCACCCCGCTTCGCCTCACCTTGATATCATACCGTTTGCGCACTCTTTTGTCTTCAAGCACCGAGATTAACGTGTTTTCTAGTTGTTGCTGGCGCCTCTGGTGGCATTGGCCAGGTATGTACCTCTCGTTCTCTTGAAACTAAGAATTGCGCAAGCTAACGTTGATCGATTACAGcccctctctctcctcctcaagacctcTCCTCACATTGACGAGCTCGCCCTGTACGATGTCGTCAACACCCCCGGTGTCGCTACCGATCTCTCTCACATCTCCTCCCGTGCCGTAAGTCAACCCTAGACTTGCCCCCAGTCGAACACGCATAATTCCCTTCCACCGAGGCGCACTATTTGCTCACACCCTCTACAGAAGACCACTGGCTACCTTCCCGCCAACGATGGCGCTAAGGCTGCCTTCAAGGACGCTGACATTATTGTCATCCCCGCTGGCATTCCTCGTACGTGAAGCTCTTACCCCGGACATCCGGCGTTGGACCCCGCGTGTCCGACCCCGGAACCCTTCCCCCAGTTTTAGACTCGACTGACCACTTCCCCCGCACAGGCAAGCCTGGAATGACCCGTGATGATCTCTTCAATATCAATGCTGGCATTGTCAAGGGTCTCATCGAGGTCGCTGCTGAGGTCGCCCCCAAGGCtttcatcctcgtcatctccAACCCAGTCAACTCGACTGTCCCCATCTCTGCCGAggtcctcaaggccaaggggGTTTTCAACCCTCAGCGTCTCTTTGGTGTCACCACCCTCGACATCGTCCGTGCCGAGACCTTCGTTGCTGAGATCACTGGCAAGGCCAACCCCCAGGAGCTGACCATCCCCGTCATTGGTGGTCACTCTGGCGAGACTATTGTTCCCCTCTTCAGCAAGGCCTCTCCTTCAGTTCAGATCCCCGACGACAAGTACGATGCTCTCGTAAACCGCATTCAGTTCGGCGGTGACGAAgttgtcaaggccaaggacggtGCTGGTTCCGCCACCCTGTCCATGGCCTATGCCGGTTTCCGGTAGGTTGCCTCTATGTCTTGAAATATCTCGCACAGTAACTGACATAGTACAGATTCGCCGAGAAGGTTCTCCGTGCcgtcaagggcgagaagggCCTTGTTGAGCCCAGCTACGTCTACCTTCCCGGTGTTCCCGGAGGCGAGGCCATTGCTAAGGAAACTGGCTGcgacttcttctctgtccCCATCGAGCTTGGCGTAAGTTACCTATTCTTCATTTCCAGCTGTGTAAATCTTGCTGACATTACATAGCCCAACGGTGCTGAGAAGGCCACCAACCCCTTCGAGGGCATtaccgagaaggagaaggctctGCTAGCCAAGGCCACCGAGGGCCTCAAGGGCAACATCACCAAGGGTGTCAGCTTTGTCCACAACCCTCCCCAAAAGTGAATATCCCCTATTTGTCATCTTTTAATACCCAGTAAGAGGCTTCCAAAAGGAGGCAAGGACACTCCAGGATGCCCATAGCTATGGCAATAGACATAGTAATATGAGACATGAACACGATTGCTGATGGTGTGACTTTGCGCAGGCTGTGAAATTTCCCGGGCGATTATTTACGATAGACGTTTTTGCGGTTCTGGCATTGAATCTGAGGAACTGTTGCAGGTATGGTTGGAGTTTTGGTCAAGGGCTGATCTAAGCCACGGCGATATTCAAATCTTATATGTTCATGACGGTCGATAGTCGGAAGATGGCGTGTTTGTGCCCCGAAttgaaaacaaaaaagggTATCATGATATTATAGCTAAGCAGATAGCTCTCCTAGGGCTTATTTGGTATGGTTTTAATTTGAAACACTGCTCCCGGCAActcgttgatctcggccTGTACACTCGTGTTGATTCCAAGAGCAGCTAAAGCTCCCCTTACGATACCGCATGGAAACCACAGGAACTGTGACGCATATAGTCAGTACAACAGGACATACATGCGAATAAGATGGAGGGTTTTTATAGCATACCGGTTGAGCGCGGACAATTGCTTGACCACCAGCTTCTGTACTCATGCGTGAAAATGGCCGGAAAACATTGTCGGTTAACACGTATACTCCCTGGTCCCACATTAGTGTGATGCTCTGTATAATGTCCATGTCGCAACCCTTACCCTGTGAtttgtcttgaggttgtcgatgttcttgCCGAAGACGAGCGTCCACAGATCTTTGCAAAGAaacttgatgacatcgagcGTATCGTTGAATCGCGGCCGGTCTCTCGAGAACCTATTCTGTGTAAGTCATCATGGCGCATTGGTCTTGAGAATGGGTACATACCTCTCTACTAGACCCTGACCAACTCTGTAGCCCAGCATTTCGAGGCGATAATGTACCgcatcaagatcctcctcttcatccttcctTGCCGCAGCGCCGGCCATTATTCCAGCAGCGCTAGAGCTGACCGCATGGCTAGTCGATGCAGCATCTGCAGTTGTGCTATTTTGTTCTGAAGCAATGGCGTCTCGGTCGTGAGTGACCCGATAAGCCAGTGGTACAAGCTCGATGAGGAGAAAGTCTAGACAGGAGGAGCTGAGGAAGTTGGCGGATGGATCGCTCGAGTTGAAAGGAGGCATGACAGGTTCAAAAGACATGACGGGCGGTTCGGTCGGGGTGTGGATGTGGTTTTCAGCGAGCAAACGTAATTGAGATTTGTATTTGGTCCCTAGTCAAGGAATGCGCAAGTCGTCGTGTTTGCTAACGTGGGATGTCGGTGTCGTAGAGCTTCAAGGGATGTATGTGATGCTGAAGCCCACTGCTCCCCGGATTAAGCTATAGGAGGGCTGAGTCATCAAAAGCACGTTCTGATAAGACGACATCGATAAGGCTGGACGGATCCCTCTGGCCCCTCCAAACGCGGGGCTTGTTAGGAGCGAGCGCGGGGCAGGAAAGGAAAAGTCGAAAAAAAGTTTGGTTGTAGTTAAACTTTAGTTCCAgttcaccaccaacattcTGCCTCTTGATAGAGCTGGTTCCTCTCACAGGTGAGCCAATTGAAGTAAGTGACAGAACGGGCGCACGTTTAATTACAAAAATCTAACAGTTTTCGACTAGAAGCAGATTCTCAAAAGACTCGTTAGAGAGTTTTACTGGAACCGATAACCCCCCGCCGATTCTCGGAATCGCATTCGTACTATTTGTTTTTTCCTCCTCACATATTTTTTCGCGATCAACAATGGCCGACCTCCGAATTTTGCTCATCGGCAACGGTGGCCGTGAGCACGCTCTGGCTTGGAAGCTTAGCCAGTCATCCCGAGTCGAGCAGATCTTTGCTGTCCCCGGTAACGGAGGTACTGCTGGATGCCCCAAGACGTCCAACGTCACTTCAGTCAAGGCCGAGGATTTCGCTGGACTCATTAAGTTCTCCCAAGAAAATGGCGTTAACCTGGTCGTCCCCGGCCCCGAGGCTCCCCtcgttgatggtgttgagggaTGGTTCCGAAACGCAGGCATCCCCTGCTTCGGCCCC
It contains:
- a CDS encoding trafficking protein particle complex subunit 6B, yielding MSFEPVMPPFNSSDPSANFLSSSCLDFLLIELVPLAYRVTHDRDAIASEQNSTTADAASTSHAVSSSAAGIMAGAAARKDEEEDLDAVHYRLEMLGYRVGQGLVERFSRDRPRFNDTLDVIKFLCKDLWTLVFGKNIDNLKTNHRKLVVKQLSALNRSCGFHAVS
- a CDS encoding malate dehydrogenase gives rise to the protein MVKAVVAGASGGIGQPLSLLLKTSPHIDELALYDVVNTPGVATDLSHISSRAKTTGYLPANDGAKAAFKDADIIVIPAGIPRKPGMTRDDLFNINAGIVKGLIEVAAEVAPKAFILVISNPVNSTVPISAEVLKAKGVFNPQRLFGVTTLDIVRAETFVAEITGKANPQELTIPVIGGHSGETIVPLFSKASPSVQIPDDKYDALVNRIQFGGDEVVKAKDGAGSATLSMAYAGFRFAEKVLRAVKGEKGLVEPSYVYLPGVPGGEAIAKETGCDFFSVPIELGPNGAEKATNPFEGITEKEKALLAKATEGLKGNITKGVSFVHNPPQKL